GCGGAGAATAAACCGCCCCGCAAGGCGCATATTCACGTGGTAGGTCCAGAGGATTCGACCTCGCCGAACCTGGTCCTGGACGAAGCGGATCGGGTCGTCGGGAAGTCTGTTCTCAGGAGCCACTCCATCGTCTCCCTCTCACTTCAGTCCGTATGCGCCGAACGCCGGCGCTCAGCGGCCGGCGCAGCCGGTCCGCTGAAGCGGGTTGTTCGGCGGCGACTAACGCCCGAGCACCACATCGATGCCGAAGAGCACGAGTTCCAGCTTTGCACGAGACAACTTCCCGTCACGCCCTGGCGGCTCGGGTAGGTCTGCCCACCACACTTCGCCCTGAGCGATCACCATGGCGAACGCCGAAACGTTCGCCTGGCTGCCGCCGTAGCAAAATCCTTCTCTGGTGGAGACGCGGCGCAGATTCGGTCAAGTGTCTCGGTGACGTATTCCGGGCCGTGTCTCGCGACATACTCTCGAAGGGCGTGGCTATAGAGCTCGCTCCGAGACTTCTTGAGCCGCCGCGCTAGCCTCTCCGCCTCGGCAAACACCTCGTCTGGGATTGAGATCGCTGTCTTCATACCAAGAATATAACCCGGAAGCTCGGCTCGCCGCCTGCGACTCTGCCGCTGTCCGCCGAACGCCGGTATCAGCCGCGACGCGCCTTGCGTGCCGTAGGCCGCATGCGTTTGTTCGGCGACCGCCCGGCCAGCACTCGACGCTTCATCTCGTCCAGTGAGATGGTCCGACCAAGAGCGAACTCCGCCTGTGAGCGGGCGATGAGCTCGAGAAACTCGGGACGCTGGCTCAGCGCTAGTGATTCGCGATCAACGTTCTTTAACGGGACGATTGCCGCGACCGCACGATTGCCCTCGGTCAAGGCGATCATTTGGTCGCCGAAATCGTCGACGTAGTCCGCGAGTGGTCGAACAGCCGATGACAGCTTGAGCCTCTTCACAGTCGTATCTCCTTGTCACCGACCACTAGCCCGGATTATGCGTGAACACATGCGCCACCCTCACCCCGACCCTCTCCCTCTCCGAGGGAGAGGGAGCCGTTTCGATCCCCTCGCCCCCGAAGGGGGAGAGGGCAGGGTGAGGGGGCGCATAGGACGCGGAACACGCGTTCGTGAATGGAGCAGGCTAGTACGTTGCGACGCTTCCGCCCTACCGCGAGGATCCGAAGCACTCCGCTCTCCGCCCCGGTCACCTCGTAGAAGATTCGAAGCTAGCCAACGCGTAGCTCCCACGGGGCGATCGGGTTGGGGCGTAACGGTTTCCGGTGTCGAGTCTCCTTGAGCGGCTCGCGAAGCAGTTGACGGCCGATCGCATCGAGGACCGTCGTCCGCTCCCGGGCCGTCAACAACCGAAGGTGGCGCTCAACCGACTGGGCGAACACGACGGTGTAGGGCGCGCGCCTCCCGACCTGCCTTCACTCCCTGCATTATGACGCAGAAGCCGCCCGTCCGCTTGTTCGCCGAACAGGTCGTGAGCCGGGGGAAGTCTTCCCCGTGGCGGACGATCCATACACTGAGCACGGTCCCGGTGCCCTTGGCCGTGCTCAGAGGGAAGCGCAAGGCGCGCCGCAGCACATCGGCGCTGCCCGCGGTGATCCCGAGGACGGATTCAAACACGCGCGCTTTGTGTCGACCCTCGCGGTGCAGCAGGTTGAGCGCGTAGTCTTCGAGTTTCGTCCCTATCTCTGCCCGGCCTCCGTTGGGTAGTCTCGTCGGGTGGTGGCTTCCCTGCCTCGCCGCCTGGTCAACCTGTCGCAGCTTAGATCGAGCCACTCCCTCGGGCGATGTCCAATGGTCGATACGCCCGAGATCTGTATCACCTGGCATGGTCTCGGCCCAGCTCGGCGACGTCCTTCCCGGGCAGTGATCAGGCGGGAAAGGTGCTCACCCCCGTCCTGGAGACGCGCCGCTCGAGCGGCGGCGGGTTTTGATACGCCGCCAGCACGGCCTGTGTCATCTCGCGCGTCTTCGCCGCGCCCCCCTGGTCGGGCGTCAGCGTCTTGCCGTCGCGGTAGACGCGACCTACCGCGGTCCCCAGCCGCCGGGCCTCGGCGCCCAGGCCCAGGAAGGACAGCCCCGCCGCCGCCAGGATCTTCGCGCCCACATCCAGGCTGAAGGCCACGACCACGGGCGAGATGAGCTGCGGCACGATGTGGCGGACGAGGATCAGGCGATCGGGGCTGCCGAGCGCCCGCGCGGCCTCCACGAACTCGCGCCCGCGGACGGAGAGCACGATGCCGCGCACGAGGCGCGTGTAGATGGGGAAACCCACGATGGCGGTGGCGATCATCGCGTTGCGCAGGCCCGGGCCCAGGCCCGCCACGATGGCGATCGCCAGCAGGATATACGGGAAGGCCATCAGGATATCGGTGAGCCGCATGATGACCGTCTCGGGCCAGGTGCGTAGATCCCACAAAGCGCATTCTCGGCAGATTGGCGGTCGAGGGGGAAGCTTCACTAGTGTGTCCCAAAGGATACGTCTTCGCTCCGAAGACGAACTGCGGTATTCTTTGTTACGAGGACAGCATCTCGAGGGAAGCCATGGGGAGATCCGCATGATGCAGTTGAGCCAAGTCGTCCAGAGCAATCCAGACATCCTCGGTGGCACCCCCGTCTTTGTCGGCACGCGGGTCCCGGTGCAATCGCTCTTCGATCATTTGGAAGGTGGCGATACTCTCGACGAGTTTCTTCACCAATTTCCTTCCGTGAAGCGCGAACAGGCCATCGCCGCACTCGACCTGGCCCGCGACTCGCTCCTGGCTGGTGCGCGTCCTTCTTGACGAGCACCTGCCCGTAGATCTCGCCCTGGAGCTCGCCGGCCACGACGTTGATACCGTGGTCGGACGCGGCTGGGCCGGCATCAAGAATGGCGATCTCCTGCGCCGGATGAGCGGCGACTACGATGTCCTGATCACGATGGACCGCGGCATCGAGTTCCAGCAGCCAATCGCGGGGTTCCCTTTCGGGGTCGTCATCGCGCATGCCGCATCCAATCGGTTGCAGCACCTCAGGCCTCGGGGTCAGAACAACTGCCTCAGCGCGAGTACGTCCGCGGGTCGAGCAGATCGCGCAGGGCGGTGGCGGCGCCGGCCGTTGCCAGCGCCGAGCGGATCCAGGCCGCGCTGACCGGCTACGAAGAGGTGCCGGCGGTCCCCACGGCGGCCAGCGGCGAGTTCCGCGCCATGATCAGCCGTGACGATCAAGCCATTGACTATGAGCTGACGTACTGCGGGCTGCAGGGGACGGTGCAACAGGCCCATCCGCCTCGGGGGAGTCGCAGCTGCTTGAACTCAGTGCGCGGGTCGAGCCGGTTTGGTTGACCGCCATGCCCTGTTCGCAGTAGTCTCAACGCATGGACTATCGGCGTGTGATCACCATCGAGCCGGGCAAGCGCGGGGGGAAGCCCTGCATCCGTGGGCTGCGGATCACGGTCTATGACGTGCTGGACTATCTCGCCTCTGGAATGTCCGAGGCTGAGATTCTCCGGGACTTCCCTGACCTCACCGCGGACGATCTGCGCGCCTGCCTGGCCTTTGCCGCCGATCGAGAGCGCAAGCTGGACTCGGTCCCGCCTGAGTGAAGCTGCTCCTCGACCAAAATCTCTCCCCACGGCTGCTCCAGGAATTGTCGGTCCTCTACACCGGGTCGACGGACGTTCGCGACGTTGGGCTGGAACGCGCGGACGACGAGTCCGTCTGGCGATACGCGGCCGAACACACCTTCGTCATCGTCACCAAAGATGCGGATTTTCGCCAGCGGAGCTTCCTGTTTGGAACACCCCCAAAGGTGATCTGGATTCGTCACGGGAACTCGTCGACTGACGACATCTTGGGGTTGCTTCGGGTCCACCAGCCCGCGATCCTCGCATTCAACGAGGACCCCGAGACGGCGTTCCTCGCCCTCGGTTGAGCCGCACAAGCCCCGCTGCCCACTCTGCGCCCGCTCAGAGAGCCGGTGGGCAGATTAAGGGGATGGTCTCGCGCTTGTTGCGCCGGTAGACGCGGAAGTCAGCGCGGTCAACGGTGAGCACGCTGTGGCCGGGATAGAGCTCGCTCATGCGAACGAGGCAGAGGTCCGCGAGGTCGGGCTGCCGATCGGCGTATCGCTTGGCGAGCGCGGCGAGCTGGGGGATGTGCTCCCGGCAGTCGAAGGCCAGAGCAATGAGCCCCTCCTGCAGCATCGCGAGGACGACCGAAACGCTTCGCAGGTGAAACCCCGTTTCTGCCAGGACCGCCTCACAGGTCAAGAGGGGCTCGCTGACCTGCTCAGCCACGCCAACCGCCCATTGGTGATGGCGATCGTTGCGGTTGGCGAACGCGACGAGGAACCCGGTATCCGCAATGCCCCTCACGAACGCGCGAACCCCTTACGGGAGGACAGGTCCCGCGGGCCCCGAACCGAGCCGGCCAGCCGCATGAACGACTGCCGGGGGCTCCCGGCCTTGGCCCTCTCGAGCTGGTCGCGAACAATCTTGCCCTGGGGAACGCCGGTCTTCGCCGCGACCTGCTCCAGCCAAGCCGCAAGCTCCTTGGGAACACGAACGGTGATCGTATGGCTCATATGCCAAAATTGTAGTCGCTCTCGGGCCCCGAGGCAAGCCCTGGCGCAGGATCTTGTAGAAGAGGGGCGGCCCGATCTCTTGACCACCGTGCAACGGACCGATCTGGCGCCCCGGCGGACATGATACTCGCAGGCGAGATCGAGACGGGCACCGGCGCCGATCATGCCATCACGCTCACTGCTACACTCGAACCATGGGTCAGGACAGGAGCCTGGACGTCTACAAGATCGTCCTTTATCGCCAGGGCGACGGATCCTGGGTCGCCGAGGTACCGGCCATCGCGGGGTGTTACGCGCTGATGCCGACCCGCGAGGAGGCCTTGGCGGAGCTGAGCCACGTCTTCAACATGATCGCCGAGGAATTCCTCGAGCGAGGAACCCAGCTCCCCGAGGACACCACCGAAATCGTGAATGCCTAGCGCCACTGCGCTGGACTTCCAGCGAGTGGCGCGCCGGCTTGGGTTCGTCCGGCGGCGCCAGACGGGAAGCCACGAGCGGTGGAATCACCCTGACGGTTGAGCGGACCCTGGATAGTTCTCTCGCATCTTTGAGATATCGTTACTTATCACGCCTGGACGGTAGTCTCCCCCACTTCAATTCGACGCAAGCGGCCACGCGCATTGCTCCGCTGGAATCGCGCAGTCGGAAGAGAAAGTCGGCACGCCTTCCGTCCGGGTATGGTTCTTCCCACAACACCTCAACAGCATTTTTGCCGGGATAGTTTAGCCGTAGCATCGCGCGGAAAATCGTCCAGCCTGCGCCTTCCTCTCGCTGTGAGGCAAGACCCAGGCGACGCTCTGCGTAGAAGTTGTGCCGTTGGCGCGCCTCCTGCATCCCACCGCGGACCAGTTCATCTGCCTTCTCCAGCGCTTCCACCGCGATCTTGAAGAAATCTTCTACTGCTTCATCCGGCAAGGTGCGCATCGCCCCGCTCCCTCCCCGAGTAACGCCCTTCCGCTCATTGTGGCTCCCGCTCCGACCAGTCGCCGAACGCGCAGGTTCAGCGGCGGGGCCGAGCAACGCGAGGCGCCGGCCGCTGCAACCTGGAGTTAGACGTCCCCGCGAAGCCGAGCACGGACCTCGCGGGAATCACGCTTGCCGTGAACGCATGCCAGGACAACTACGAAGTCTTCAAACGATCGGTACCAGAGGACGTAGGGGAATCGTCGGAGAAGAACACGGCGGGCTCCGCGGTAGCGTTCCGGGTCGCCGAGCGGGCTATCCGCGATGCGCGCGATTGCGTCGCCGACCGTTTCCCGAAACTCACCACCAAGGCCCTGACGCTGACTGTCATACCAGTCC
This sequence is a window from Candidatus Rokuibacteriota bacterium. Protein-coding genes within it:
- a CDS encoding DUF433 domain-containing protein encodes the protein MMQLSQVVQSNPDILGGTPVFVGTRVPVQSLFDHLEGGDTLDEFLHQFPSVKREQAIAALDLARDSLLAGARPS
- a CDS encoding type II toxin-antitoxin system HicA family toxin, with protein sequence MPSATALDFQRVARRLGFVRRRQTGSHERWNHPDG
- a CDS encoding DUF5615 family PIN-like protein; protein product: MKLLLDQNLSPRLLQELSVLYTGSTDVRDVGLERADDESVWRYAAEHTFVIVTKDADFRQRSFLFGTPPKVIWIRHGNSSTDDILGLLRVHQPAILAFNEDPETAFLALG
- a CDS encoding type II toxin-antitoxin system HicB family antitoxin; protein product: MGQDRSLDVYKIVLYRQGDGSWVAEVPAIAGCYALMPTREEALAELSHVFNMIAEEFLERGTQLPEDTTEIVNA
- a CDS encoding ABC transporter permease subunit; the protein is MRISPWLPSRCCPRNKEYRSSSSERRRILWDTLVKLPPRPPICRECALWDLRTWPETVIMRLTDILMAFPYILLAIAIVAGLGPGLRNAMIATAIVGFPIYTRLVRGIVLSVRGREFVEAARALGSPDRLILVRHIVPQLISPVVVAFSLDVGAKILAAAGLSFLGLGAEARRLGTAVGRVYRDGKTLTPDQGGAAKTREMTQAVLAAYQNPPPLERRVSRTGVSTFPA
- a CDS encoding DUF433 domain-containing protein; the protein is MDYRRVITIEPGKRGGKPCIRGLRITVYDVLDYLASGMSEAEILRDFPDLTADDLRACLAFAADRERKLDSVPPE
- a CDS encoding ribbon-helix-helix domain-containing protein: MSHTITVRVPKELAAWLEQVAAKTGVPQGKIVRDQLERAKAGSPRQSFMRLAGSVRGPRDLSSRKGFARS
- a CDS encoding pilus assembly protein; protein product: MAEQVSEPLLTCEAVLAETGFHLRSVSVVLAMLQEGLIALAFDCREHIPQLAALAKRYADRQPDLADLCLVRMSELYPGHSVLTVDRADFRVYRRNKRETIPLICPPAL